Proteins co-encoded in one Ponticoccus alexandrii genomic window:
- the fabA gene encoding bifunctional 3-hydroxydecanoyl-ACP dehydratase/trans-2-decenoyl-ACP isomerase yields the protein MADYPTSFGKEDLLKCARGELFGPGNAQLPEPPMLMMDRITEISGDAGLHGKGHVRAEFDITPDLWFFECHFPGNPIMPGCLGLDGLWQLTGFNLGWRGWQGRGYALGVGEVKLKGMVRPDRKMLTYKVDFTKAVQTRRLTMGVADGIVEADGEVIYEVKDMKVALSES from the coding sequence ATGGCCGACTATCCGACCAGCTTCGGCAAGGAAGACCTTCTGAAATGCGCGCGCGGCGAGCTGTTCGGGCCGGGCAATGCCCAGCTGCCCGAGCCGCCGATGCTGATGATGGATCGGATCACCGAGATTTCCGGCGACGCGGGGCTGCACGGCAAGGGCCATGTGCGGGCCGAGTTCGACATCACGCCGGACCTGTGGTTCTTCGAGTGTCACTTTCCCGGCAACCCGATCATGCCGGGCTGCCTTGGGCTTGACGGGCTGTGGCAGCTGACGGGCTTCAACCTGGGCTGGCGTGGCTGGCAGGGGCGCGGCTATGCGCTGGGCGTCGGCGAGGTGAAGCTGAAGGGCATGGTGCGGCCGGACCGCAAGATGCTGACCTACAAGGTGGATTTCACCAAGGCTGTGCAGACGCGCCGTCTGACCATGGGTGTGGCCGATGGCATCGTCGAGGCCGATGGCGAGGTGATCTACGAGGTCAAGGACATGAAGGTGGCGCTCAGCGAGAGCTGA
- a CDS encoding hemolysin family protein, whose product MGDTEGSSTAAQSAQQTGYTIDQEDSPGLIRRVMGWLGGSDEGGGDDTDAGRGGNTLHGMMNLRRMRVEDVAIPKVEIVAVPDTISKDDLVKVFRESGMTRLPVYSGTLDTPVGMAHLKDFALAYGFNGSGTRFNLKRMLRPLVYVPPSMPIGVLLTKMQSERRHMALVIDEYGGVDGLVTIEDLIEQVIGQIEDEHDTEDEANFTREKAGSYLALARTPLDEFEGEIGIRLTEHDDIDEEEIDTLGGLVFMLAGRVPARGEVVRHPEGIDFEVVDADPRRIKRLRVRLPGTGRVATPRPAQALAEGAAPTGPDASGGHA is encoded by the coding sequence ATGGGCGATACAGAAGGCTCGTCTACGGCGGCGCAGAGCGCGCAGCAGACGGGATATACAATTGACCAAGAGGACTCTCCGGGGCTGATACGGCGGGTCATGGGATGGCTCGGCGGCTCTGACGAGGGCGGCGGCGACGACACCGATGCCGGGCGTGGGGGCAATACCCTGCACGGGATGATGAACCTCCGCCGGATGCGGGTCGAGGATGTGGCCATTCCCAAGGTCGAGATCGTGGCCGTTCCCGACACCATTTCCAAGGACGACCTCGTGAAGGTCTTCCGCGAAAGCGGCATGACGCGGCTGCCGGTCTACTCCGGTACGCTCGACACGCCGGTCGGCATGGCGCACCTGAAGGACTTCGCGCTGGCCTATGGCTTCAACGGCTCGGGCACCCGGTTCAACCTGAAACGGATGCTGCGTCCGCTGGTCTACGTGCCGCCCTCGATGCCGATCGGGGTGCTGCTGACCAAGATGCAGTCCGAGCGGCGGCACATGGCGCTGGTGATCGACGAATACGGCGGCGTCGACGGTTTGGTGACTATCGAGGACCTGATCGAACAGGTCATCGGCCAGATCGAGGACGAGCACGATACCGAGGACGAGGCCAACTTCACGCGCGAGAAGGCGGGCAGTTACCTCGCGCTGGCGCGCACGCCGCTGGACGAGTTCGAGGGCGAGATCGGCATCCGCCTGACCGAACACGACGACATCGACGAGGAAGAGATCGACACGCTGGGCGGTCTTGTCTTCATGCTGGCGGGCCGCGTGCCCGCGCGCGGCGAAGTCGTTCGCCATCCCGAGGGCATCGACTTCGAGGTGGTGGATGCCGATCCCCGCCGCATCAAGCGCCTGCGGGTGCGTCTGCCGGGCACAGGGCGTGTCGCCACGCCGCGTCCGGCGCAGGCCCTTGCCGAGGGGGCCGCGCCGACCGGGCCGGATGCCTCCGGCGGCCATGCCTGA
- a CDS encoding FAD-binding oxidoreductase: MTYRITLKSTEPVTHDTHRLTFEKPEAFDFTPGQATDFALDRDGWREERRPFTFTSLPGDDHLEFTIKSYPDHDGVTKRIGQMTPGDTALIADPWGAIEDKGDGVFIAGGAGVTPFIAILRNKLAKMGSLQGNTLVFSNTTDRDIILRQEFEAMPGLNCYWTVTDQPGSPLAHGQIDAELLSTLVVPGRDTCYICGPDPMIGAMQKALDAVGVPKARVVTEDFG; encoded by the coding sequence ATGACCTACAGGATCACCCTGAAGAGCACAGAGCCGGTGACCCATGACACCCATCGGCTGACCTTCGAAAAGCCCGAGGCTTTCGACTTCACCCCCGGGCAGGCCACGGATTTCGCGCTGGACCGGGATGGCTGGCGCGAGGAACGGCGGCCCTTCACCTTCACCAGCCTGCCGGGCGACGATCATCTTGAATTCACGATCAAATCCTACCCCGACCATGACGGGGTGACGAAGCGGATCGGCCAGATGACGCCCGGCGACACGGCGCTGATCGCGGATCCATGGGGTGCGATCGAAGACAAGGGCGACGGGGTCTTCATCGCGGGCGGCGCCGGGGTGACCCCCTTCATCGCCATTCTGCGCAACAAGCTGGCCAAGATGGGATCGTTGCAGGGCAATACGCTGGTCTTCTCCAATACGACGGACCGGGACATCATCCTGCGGCAGGAGTTCGAGGCCATGCCAGGATTGAATTGCTACTGGACCGTGACCGACCAGCCGGGCAGCCCGCTGGCCCACGGCCAGATCGACGCAGAGCTGCTGTCGACGCTTGTCGTCCCGGGGCGGGATACCTGCTATATCTGCGGACCAGATCCGATGATCGGTGCCATGCAAAAGGCGCTGGACGCGGTCGGGGTGCCCAAGGCCCGGGTCGTGACCGAGGATTTCGGCTGA
- the irr gene encoding Fur family transcriptional regulator Irr — protein sequence MTQATERGKAWLAHSDLRPTRQRVALAALLVGDGQNRHVTAESLFVSAQETGEQVSLATVYNTLRAFCDAGLMQEVTVDGSRSYFDTNTHDHPHFYWEDGAHLTDAPSDELVISRLPKAPEGAEIASVDVVIRLRRKS from the coding sequence ATGACCCAGGCAACGGAACGTGGCAAGGCATGGCTGGCGCACAGCGACCTGCGCCCGACCCGTCAGCGCGTCGCCCTCGCCGCGCTTCTGGTGGGGGATGGGCAGAACCGCCACGTCACCGCCGAAAGCCTCTTCGTCTCCGCCCAGGAGACGGGCGAGCAGGTCTCCCTCGCGACGGTCTACAACACGCTGCGCGCCTTCTGCGACGCAGGCCTGATGCAAGAGGTGACGGTGGACGGCTCGCGCAGCTACTTCGACACCAATACCCACGACCACCCGCATTTCTACTGGGAGGACGGTGCCCATCTGACCGACGCCCCCTCGGACGAACTGGTGATCTCGCGCCTGCCGAAGGCCCCCGAGGGTGCCGAAATCGCCTCCGTCGACGTGGTCATCCGCCTGCGCCGCAAAAGCTGA
- the lnt gene encoding apolipoprotein N-acyltransferase, which translates to MPRAGHRNPDPAPPGRDGGLPRWMRLPLAVVAGVVMGLGQAPYELWFCGLAGLVAAFWLFRVSPRGGLAAGTGWAFGLGYFGFSMGWIVEPFLVDAAETGWMAPFGVIGLAGGLALFWGLAFWGAARARRYAPAALVLSWTAAELARGYVLTGFPWANVSYLWLPTPVMQWAALVGPYGLTALTLALAALLAEAVPPAPRVRAGLAGGALGAVLLAAGWVLVPPLQALDGRPVVRLIQPNAPQDQKWDPDMVPVFFNRQVDYTEAPPAEGQEPPALILWSETALPMLLHNAGDALGLISHVAGTAQVVIGIQREDMGRWYNSLVLMDAEGDLAQVYDKHHLVPFGEYMPAASLFARWNIAGLAARAEGGYSAGPGPQLLDLGPLGTALPLICYEAVFPQDVHRAPARPEMLMQITNDAWFGQFSGPYQHLAQARIRAIEQGLPMLRSANTGVSAVIDGAGRVLASLPLGEAGFLDAHLPPPLRMTPYARTGDLPVFLLIVLGAGCAVFTAWKGRARKSH; encoded by the coding sequence ATGCCACGCGCCGGACACCGCAACCCCGATCCCGCGCCGCCGGGCCGGGACGGGGGCCTGCCGCGCTGGATGCGCCTGCCGCTCGCCGTGGTGGCGGGTGTGGTCATGGGGCTGGGACAGGCCCCTTACGAGCTCTGGTTCTGCGGTCTTGCCGGGCTGGTGGCAGCCTTCTGGCTGTTCCGCGTCAGCCCTCGCGGCGGTCTTGCGGCGGGCACTGGCTGGGCCTTCGGTCTTGGGTACTTCGGCTTTTCCATGGGCTGGATCGTCGAACCCTTCCTCGTTGACGCAGCGGAAACCGGCTGGATGGCGCCCTTTGGGGTGATTGGTCTGGCGGGCGGGCTGGCGTTGTTCTGGGGGCTGGCCTTCTGGGGCGCGGCCCGCGCGCGCCGCTATGCGCCCGCGGCGCTGGTCCTGTCATGGACGGCGGCGGAACTGGCGCGCGGCTACGTGCTGACGGGCTTCCCATGGGCCAATGTCAGTTATCTCTGGTTGCCGACGCCGGTCATGCAATGGGCCGCTCTTGTCGGGCCCTACGGGCTGACGGCGCTGACGCTGGCTCTGGCGGCGCTTCTGGCCGAGGCCGTGCCACCGGCGCCGCGCGTGCGAGCCGGGCTGGCGGGTGGGGCACTGGGCGCGGTGCTTCTGGCCGCGGGCTGGGTCCTTGTGCCGCCGCTTCAGGCGCTCGACGGCCGCCCGGTGGTGCGTCTGATCCAGCCCAACGCGCCGCAGGATCAGAAGTGGGATCCGGACATGGTCCCGGTCTTCTTCAACCGTCAGGTCGATTACACAGAGGCCCCCCCGGCCGAGGGACAAGAGCCGCCCGCGCTGATCCTGTGGTCCGAAACCGCGCTGCCGATGCTGCTGCATAACGCTGGCGATGCGCTGGGTCTGATCAGCCACGTCGCGGGCACGGCGCAGGTCGTGATCGGCATCCAGCGTGAGGATATGGGCCGCTGGTACAATTCGCTTGTGTTGATGGATGCCGAGGGCGACCTCGCGCAGGTCTACGACAAGCATCATCTCGTGCCCTTCGGGGAATACATGCCCGCCGCCAGCCTCTTTGCGCGCTGGAACATCGCCGGGCTGGCCGCGCGGGCCGAAGGCGGCTACAGCGCCGGGCCGGGGCCGCAACTGCTGGATCTGGGGCCGTTGGGGACGGCGCTGCCGCTGATCTGCTACGAGGCGGTCTTTCCGCAGGATGTCCACCGCGCGCCCGCGCGGCCCGAGATGCTGATGCAGATCACCAACGACGCATGGTTCGGCCAGTTCTCCGGCCCCTACCAGCATCTCGCGCAGGCGCGCATCCGCGCCATCGAGCAGGGTCTGCCGATGCTGCGCTCTGCCAACACCGGTGTTTCAGCGGTGATCGACGGGGCGGGGCGGGTGCTGGCCTCGCTGCCGCTGGGCGAGGCGGGTTTCCTCGATGCGCACCTGCCGCCGCCGCTGCGGATGACACCCTACGCGCGAACCGGCGACCTGCCGGTGTTCCTGCTGATCGTCCTCGGCGCAGGGTGCGCTGTATTTACCGCTTGGAAAGGGCGTGCCCGCAAATCCCATTGA
- the miaB gene encoding tRNA (N6-isopentenyl adenosine(37)-C2)-methylthiotransferase MiaB, with protein sequence MTAKKLFIKTYGCQMNVYDSERMAEAMGGEGYEVTDRPDDADMILLNTCHIREKAAEKVYSELGRYKGLKAARPDLKIGVAGCVAQAEGEEIMKRQPMVDLVVGPQSYHRLPELTARTHNGAKAIDTDFPEEDKFAHLKGRSKAKRAPAAFLTVQEGCDKFCAFCVVPYTRGAEVSRPADRVVAEARDLVERGVREITLLGQNVNAYHGHEGGLAGLIRALDKIDGLARIRYTTSHPNDMDEALIAAHGDCEKLMPYLHLPVQAGSDRVLKRMNRQHTAESYLRLIERLRAVRPDLHMSGDFIVGFPEETEEDFRDTLSLIEAVEYGSAFSFKYSERPGTPAAERPQVPEDEKDDRLQRLQALLTKQQRALQDAMVGREVQVLFEKPGRLPGQMVGKSEYLHAVHVESSDLAAGDLARIRIASSGPNSLKGVGLGA encoded by the coding sequence ATGACCGCGAAGAAGCTCTTCATCAAGACCTACGGCTGCCAGATGAACGTCTACGACAGCGAGCGCATGGCCGAGGCCATGGGCGGCGAGGGTTACGAGGTCACCGACCGCCCCGACGACGCGGACATGATCCTGCTCAACACCTGCCACATCCGCGAGAAAGCGGCGGAGAAGGTCTATTCCGAGCTGGGCCGCTACAAGGGGCTGAAGGCGGCGCGTCCGGATCTGAAAATCGGCGTGGCGGGCTGCGTGGCGCAGGCCGAGGGCGAGGAAATCATGAAGCGCCAGCCCATGGTCGATCTGGTCGTCGGCCCGCAGAGCTACCACCGCCTGCCCGAGTTGACCGCGCGCACTCACAATGGCGCCAAAGCCATCGACACGGATTTCCCCGAAGAGGACAAGTTCGCCCATCTCAAGGGCCGGTCCAAGGCCAAGCGCGCCCCGGCCGCTTTCCTGACCGTGCAGGAAGGATGCGACAAGTTCTGCGCCTTCTGCGTCGTGCCCTACACGCGCGGGGCCGAGGTTTCGCGGCCCGCCGACCGGGTCGTGGCCGAGGCGCGCGATCTGGTCGAGCGCGGTGTGCGCGAGATCACCCTATTGGGGCAGAACGTAAACGCCTACCACGGCCATGAGGGTGGGCTGGCCGGGCTGATCCGGGCTTTGGACAAGATCGACGGACTGGCGCGCATCCGCTACACCACCAGCCACCCCAACGACATGGACGAGGCGCTGATCGCCGCCCATGGCGACTGCGAGAAGCTGATGCCCTATCTGCACCTGCCGGTGCAGGCGGGCTCGGACCGGGTGCTGAAGCGGATGAACCGCCAGCACACGGCGGAGAGCTATCTGCGGTTGATCGAGCGGCTGCGCGCGGTGCGGCCCGATCTTCACATGTCCGGCGACTTCATCGTGGGCTTCCCGGAAGAGACCGAAGAGGACTTTCGCGATACGCTTTCGCTGATCGAGGCGGTCGAATATGGCAGCGCCTTTTCCTTCAAGTATTCCGAGCGCCCCGGCACCCCCGCCGCAGAGCGTCCGCAGGTGCCCGAGGATGAGAAGGACGACCGTCTGCAACGGCTTCAGGCGCTGCTGACGAAACAGCAGCGCGCGCTTCAGGATGCCATGGTTGGACGCGAGGTTCAGGTGCTCTTCGAAAAGCCCGGGCGGCTGCCCGGACAGATGGTCGGCAAGTCGGAATACCTGCACGCCGTGCATGTCGAGAGCAGCGATCTGGCCGCCGGAGACCTTGCGCGAATCCGAATCGCATCGTCGGGGCCCAACTCGCTCAAAGGTGTCGGCTTGGGGGCCTAA
- a CDS encoding PhoH family protein, which translates to MTTGILSETVLEFPDNRLLIDLCGEFDRNLTDIESRTGVQILRRGNQLAIHGPEEALADATQVLQALYQRLEQGRAVGHGDIDREFRMAEDHSDPDEQLEMFTGGKVEIKTRKKLIEPRTDAQKAYVRSLYQNEMAFGIGPAGTGKTYLAVAVGVNMLITGAVDKIILCRPAVEAGERLGFLPGTQEEKVDPYMQPLMDALNDFLPGKQLAKMREEKTVEIAPLAFMRGRTLSNAFVVLDEAQNATTMQMKMFLTRLGEGSRMVITGDRTQIDLPRGVPSGLADAERLLDHIPGISFNYFTSKDVVRHPLVAAIIEAYEKDAEGA; encoded by the coding sequence GTGACCACGGGCATATTGAGCGAAACCGTTCTCGAATTCCCCGACAACCGACTGCTGATCGACCTTTGCGGAGAGTTCGACCGCAACCTGACCGATATCGAATCCCGGACCGGCGTTCAGATTCTGCGCCGCGGCAACCAACTGGCGATCCATGGTCCCGAAGAGGCCTTGGCGGATGCCACTCAGGTGCTCCAGGCGCTCTACCAGCGGCTGGAACAGGGGCGCGCGGTCGGCCACGGCGACATCGACCGTGAATTCCGCATGGCGGAGGATCACAGCGACCCGGACGAACAGCTGGAAATGTTCACCGGCGGCAAGGTCGAGATCAAGACCCGCAAGAAGCTGATCGAACCGCGCACCGACGCGCAGAAGGCCTATGTCCGGTCGCTCTACCAGAACGAGATGGCCTTCGGCATCGGCCCAGCGGGCACCGGCAAGACCTATCTCGCCGTCGCGGTGGGCGTGAACATGCTGATCACCGGCGCCGTCGACAAGATCATCCTCTGCCGCCCCGCCGTCGAGGCGGGCGAGCGTCTGGGCTTCCTGCCCGGCACGCAGGAGGAAAAGGTCGACCCCTACATGCAGCCCCTGATGGATGCGCTGAACGACTTCCTGCCCGGTAAACAACTGGCGAAAATGCGCGAGGAGAAGACCGTCGAGATCGCGCCGCTGGCCTTCATGCGAGGGCGTACATTGTCGAACGCCTTCGTGGTGCTGGACGAGGCGCAGAACGCCACGACCATGCAGATGAAGATGTTCCTCACCCGTCTGGGTGAAGGCTCGCGCATGGTGATCACCGGCGACCGGACGCAGATCGACCTGCCGCGCGGCGTGCCCTCGGGTCTGGCCGATGCAGAGCGGCTGCTGGACCATATTCCCGGCATCTCGTTCAACTACTTCACCTCGAAGGACGTCGTCCGCCACCCGCTTGTGGCCGCCATCATCGAGGCCTATGAAAAGGACGCAGAGGGCGCCTGA
- a CDS encoding OmpA family protein has product MANRITKAIGAMALAALAGLSATAPAFADQTAQNDAFISTQNTRTIRGEQYIPGIWVDPDGCEHWVMDDGVEGYMDNHLDRKGIPVCRRQNTCGVLNTDQFFATDSYKISRHGQQRLAEFFANANAIAYVIAGHTDSRASDEYNMKLSYNRAVSVASIARGMGKNVTDIRGYGERMPVASNATAQGMAKNRRVEIICIR; this is encoded by the coding sequence GTGGCAAACCGCATCACCAAGGCCATCGGAGCGATGGCTCTGGCCGCTCTTGCAGGTCTGTCGGCCACGGCGCCGGCCTTTGCTGACCAGACGGCGCAGAACGACGCATTCATTTCGACGCAGAACACCCGGACCATCCGGGGGGAACAGTATATCCCGGGCATCTGGGTCGACCCCGATGGCTGCGAGCACTGGGTCATGGACGACGGTGTCGAAGGCTACATGGACAACCACCTCGACCGCAAGGGCATCCCGGTCTGCCGCCGCCAGAACACCTGCGGCGTCCTGAACACCGACCAGTTCTTCGCCACCGACAGCTACAAGATCTCGCGTCATGGCCAGCAGCGCCTGGCGGAGTTTTTCGCCAATGCCAATGCGATTGCCTATGTGATCGCCGGTCACACCGACAGCCGCGCCTCGGACGAATACAACATGAAGTTGAGCTACAACCGGGCCGTCTCTGTCGCCAGCATCGCGCGCGGCATGGGCAAGAACGTGACCGATATCCGCGGCTACGGCGAGCGCATGCCGGTGGCGTCCAACGCCACCGCGCAGGGCATGGCCAAGAACCGCCGCGTCGAAATCATCTGCATCCGCTGA
- a CDS encoding enoyl-ACP reductase FabI, with product MTISLEGKRGLVMGVANERSIAWGIAKACAEAGAELAFTYQGEAFGKRLEPLAASVGSDFMVDVDVTDDASLDAAFEKLGARWDRLDFVVHAIAYSDKSELTGRILNTSRGNFRNSMDISVYSFIDVARRAHPLMTAGGTLLTLTYMGSTRVTPNYNVMGVAKAALESTTRYLANDLGTDGIRVNAISPGPMKTLAGAAIGGARKTYKHTDMNAPLGANATLEAVGGTAVYLISDAGACTTGEIIRVDGGYHVLGMPQYDHL from the coding sequence ATGACGATTTCCTTGGAGGGCAAGCGCGGGCTTGTCATGGGTGTGGCGAACGAGCGATCGATCGCCTGGGGCATTGCGAAGGCTTGCGCCGAGGCGGGGGCCGAGCTGGCCTTTACCTATCAGGGCGAGGCTTTCGGCAAGCGGCTGGAGCCGCTGGCGGCCTCTGTCGGGTCGGATTTCATGGTCGACGTGGACGTCACCGACGATGCCTCTCTGGATGCGGCCTTCGAGAAGCTGGGCGCGCGCTGGGACCGGCTGGACTTCGTTGTCCATGCCATCGCCTACAGCGACAAATCAGAGCTGACGGGCCGGATCCTGAACACCTCGCGCGGGAATTTCCGCAACTCCATGGACATCTCGGTCTATTCCTTCATCGACGTGGCGCGGCGGGCGCATCCGCTGATGACGGCGGGCGGCACGTTGCTGACGCTGACCTACATGGGTTCGACCCGGGTGACGCCGAACTACAACGTCATGGGGGTCGCCAAGGCAGCGCTGGAATCGACCACGCGCTATCTGGCCAACGACCTCGGCACGGACGGGATCCGGGTGAATGCGATCTCGCCGGGCCCGATGAAGACGCTGGCCGGTGCGGCCATCGGCGGGGCGCGCAAGACCTACAAGCACACCGACATGAACGCACCGCTGGGCGCGAACGCCACGCTGGAGGCGGTGGGCGGCACGGCGGTCTACCTGATCTCGGACGCAGGCGCCTGCACGACCGGCGAGATCATCCGCGTCGATGGCGGGTATCACGTGCTGGGCATGCCGCAGTACGACCATCTCTGA
- a CDS encoding DedA family protein — MSPDVVQLLADYGLWAIAIATFTSCLAAPVPSTFLMLAGGAFAASGDMSLTAICVTAYLGALLGDQVGYFIGRRGGSGLVARLRARPKIGRSVGRAQDAVARWGAIAVFLSRWLVAPLGPYANLIAGAGGLAWAKFTLGSVSGEVIWVGMYVSLGYFFSAEIAEIAELAQEFGGLVAGGVVAAFLGWLLFRRRAAERAAAE, encoded by the coding sequence ATGAGCCCGGATGTGGTGCAGCTTCTGGCCGATTATGGGCTTTGGGCGATTGCCATTGCGACCTTCACCTCATGCCTTGCGGCGCCGGTGCCCTCGACCTTCCTGATGCTGGCGGGCGGGGCCTTTGCGGCCTCGGGCGACATGAGCCTGACGGCGATCTGCGTCACCGCCTACCTGGGGGCCTTGCTGGGGGACCAGGTGGGGTACTTCATCGGACGCCGGGGTGGTTCGGGCTTGGTGGCGCGGCTGCGCGCCCGGCCGAAGATCGGGCGCAGCGTCGGCCGCGCGCAGGACGCGGTGGCGCGCTGGGGGGCCATCGCGGTCTTCCTGTCGCGCTGGCTGGTGGCGCCGCTGGGGCCCTATGCCAACCTGATCGCCGGGGCCGGGGGGCTGGCCTGGGCCAAGTTCACGCTGGGCAGCGTGAGCGGTGAGGTGATCTGGGTCGGGATGTATGTTTCTCTGGGCTATTTCTTTTCCGCCGAGATTGCCGAGATCGCCGAGCTGGCGCAGGAGTTCGGCGGGCTGGTGGCGGGGGGCGTCGTGGCGGCCTTCCTTGGCTGGCTGCTGTTCCGGCGCCGCGCGGCGGAGCGGGCCGCGGCGGAATAG
- the ybeY gene encoding rRNA maturation RNase YbeY, with amino-acid sequence MLTDPIVEDDRWQAAGLAPLAEEAARATLAHLSLAPEDFEIAVLACDDARIAALNADFRGKPRPTNVLSWPAQDLAPETPGASPEPPEPEDDPHHLGDIALAFGTCAAEAEAADKNFSAHVTHLVVHGVLHLLGYDHIRDEDATVMEGLEAAILGKLGLPDPYSEDDGPDGL; translated from the coding sequence ATGCTCACCGATCCGATCGTCGAGGACGACCGCTGGCAGGCTGCCGGTCTCGCTCCGCTGGCCGAAGAGGCGGCGCGCGCCACGCTGGCCCATCTGTCGCTCGCGCCCGAGGATTTCGAGATCGCCGTACTGGCCTGCGACGACGCCCGCATCGCCGCGCTCAACGCCGATTTCCGGGGCAAGCCACGCCCGACGAACGTGCTGTCCTGGCCCGCGCAGGACCTCGCGCCCGAGACCCCCGGCGCCTCGCCCGAGCCGCCGGAGCCCGAGGACGACCCACATCACCTTGGCGATATTGCCCTGGCCTTCGGGACCTGCGCGGCCGAAGCAGAGGCCGCGGACAAGAATTTTTCCGCTCATGTGACGCATCTTGTCGTTCACGGGGTGTTACATTTGCTGGGTTACGACCATATCCGTGACGAGGATGCCACGGTGATGGAGGGTCTGGAGGCAGCCATACTTGGCAAGCTCGGGCTGCCGGACCCATATTCAGAGGATGACGGGCCGGATGGCCTATGA
- the fabB gene encoding beta-ketoacyl-ACP synthase I has protein sequence MRRVVVTGLGVVSSIGNNAEEVLASLKAGKSGISASEEMKEHGFRSQISGQLKIDVTEHVDKRTLRFMGPGAAYAHIAMQQAIADAGLDESDVVNPRTGLVAGSGGPSTSALLTAHETVLKTGATKRVGPFAVPKAMCSTISANLSTAFKIKGINYSITSACSTSLHCIGNAAEQIMLGKQDVMFAGGGEELDWTLSCLFDAMGAMSSKYNDTPEKASRAFDAGRDGFVISGGGGIVVLEELEHARARGAKIYAEVTGLGATSDGADMVAPSGEGGERAMRLALATLPEGRKVSYINAHGTSTPVGDVGEIEAVRRVFGEGSTPPVSSTKSMTGHSQGATGAQEAIYCLLALEHDFIIPSINVETLDPALKPAEIATALVENAGLDSVMTNSFGFGGTNGSMVLSKFRD, from the coding sequence ATGCGTCGTGTCGTCGTCACCGGGCTGGGGGTCGTGTCCAGCATCGGGAACAATGCCGAAGAGGTTCTGGCCTCGCTGAAAGCCGGGAAGTCCGGCATCTCTGCATCCGAAGAGATGAAGGAGCATGGCTTCCGCAGCCAGATTTCCGGCCAGCTGAAAATCGATGTGACCGAGCATGTCGACAAGCGCACTTTGCGCTTCATGGGGCCCGGTGCGGCCTATGCCCATATCGCCATGCAACAGGCCATCGCCGATGCCGGTCTGGACGAGAGCGACGTCGTGAACCCGCGCACGGGTCTGGTGGCCGGGTCCGGCGGCCCGTCGACCAGCGCGCTTCTGACCGCGCATGAGACGGTGCTGAAGACCGGCGCGACCAAGCGGGTCGGCCCCTTCGCCGTGCCCAAGGCCATGTGCTCGACCATCAGCGCAAACCTCTCGACCGCCTTCAAGATCAAGGGGATCAACTACTCGATCACCTCGGCCTGCTCGACCTCTCTGCATTGCATCGGCAATGCGGCAGAGCAGATCATGCTGGGCAAGCAGGACGTCATGTTCGCGGGCGGCGGCGAGGAACTGGACTGGACGCTGTCCTGTCTCTTCGACGCGATGGGCGCCATGTCCTCGAAATACAACGACACGCCCGAGAAGGCCTCGCGCGCTTTCGACGCCGGTCGCGACGGCTTTGTCATCTCGGGCGGCGGCGGCATCGTCGTGCTGGAGGAACTGGAGCACGCCCGCGCGCGCGGTGCGAAGATCTACGCCGAGGTCACCGGCCTTGGCGCGACCTCGGACGGCGCCGACATGGTGGCACCCTCGGGCGAGGGCGGCGAGCGCGCCATGCGGCTGGCGCTGGCGACCCTGCCCGAAGGCCGCAAGGTCAGCTATATCAACGCGCATGGTACCTCGACCCCGGTGGGCGACGTCGGCGAGATCGAGGCCGTGCGCCGCGTCTTTGGCGAGGGCAGCACGCCGCCGGTCTCTTCGACCAAGTCGATGACCGGCCACAGCCAGGGCGCCACCGGCGCGCAGGAGGCGATCTATTGCCTGCTGGCGCTGGAGCACGATTTCATCATCCCCTCGATCAACGTGGAAACGCTGGACCCGGCCCTGAAGCCGGCAGAGATCGCCACCGCGCTGGTCGAGAATGCCGGGCTCGATTCGGTCATGACGAACTCTTTCGGGTTCGGCGGGACGAACGGGTCGATGGTGCTTTCGAAATTCCGGGACTGA